Proteins encoded by one window of Salvia splendens isolate huo1 chromosome 14, SspV2, whole genome shotgun sequence:
- the LOC121764768 gene encoding probable glycosyltransferase At5g03795, with protein sequence MVSLKNLWFVAAVFMATGMVLFMRPKESIFHSLNSNFLKEHLHSASNNSSMSEHLFRNDEIKKNSTRIEGSERKYSNLAKVEADLAQARAVIRAELDANQTDLVDPDYIPTGPMYWDPKTFHRSYREMEKRLKVYVYEEGEPPVFHFGPCKNTYAIEGIFMASMEVSLFRTFDPEEAHLFFLPISITMITQVIYVPESHDWSLMKSTASDYIHVIANKYPYWNRSLGADHFMLACHDWGPEISFAIPNLHKNAIRALCNANTSEKFNPSRDVSIPEIHLPTGTTRGLLGGPPSSRRPILVFYAGGVHGPIRPILLEHWENASDPDVQVHRYLPSNVSYYGMMRRSRYCICPSGYEVASPRMVEGLYSGCVPVLIKDKYVVPFGDVLDWEKFAVIVAVRDIPNLKRILAGISLRDYVKLQRQGIKMRRHFEVNTPPRRYDVFGMILHSIWVRRLNVRLRGDIIH encoded by the exons atggtGAGTTTGAAGAACTTGTGGTTTGTGGCAGCAGTGTTCATGGCTACAGGGATGGTGCTTTTCATGAGGCCAAAAGAGTCCATTTTTCATTCTCTCAACTCTAATTTCTTAAAGGAACACTTGCATTCCGCCTCCAATAATTCTTCGATGTCCGAGCATTTGTTTCGTAACGATGAA ATTAAAAAGAATAGCACAAGAATCGAAGGATCAGAGCGAAAATATAGCAATTTGGCAAAAGTAGAAGCTGATCTGGCGCAAGCACGGGCGGTAATCCGGGCCGAATTAGACGCAAACCAAACCGATCTAGTTGACCCGGATTACATACCAACCGGGCCAATGTATTGGGATCCCAAGACCTTCCATAG AAGCTATAGGGAGATGGAGAAGAGATTGAAGGTGTACGTATACGAAGAAGGGGAGCCGCCCGTATTCCATTTCGGGCCGTGCAAGAACACATACGCCATAGAAGGAATCTTCATGGCTAGCATGGAAGTGAGCTTGTTTCGGACATTCGATCCGGAGGAAGCTCACTTGTTCTTCCTCCCCATTAGTATCACAATGATCACTCAAGTTATCTATGTGCCCGAATCTCATGACTGGTCCCTCATGAAGAGCACAGCTTCGGATTATATCCATGTCATTGCTAACAAGTATCCTTATTGGAATCGAAGCCTCGGAGCCGATCATTTCATGCTCGCCTGTCATGATTGG GGGCCGGAGATCTCATTCGCGATCCCAAATCTGCACAAGAACGCGATCCGGGCGTTATGCAACGCCAACACCTCGGAGAAATTCAACCCCTCTCGCGACGTCTCGATCCCAGAGATCCACCTTCCCACGGGCACCACGAGAGGCCTCCTGGGCGGGCCGCCCTCGTCCCGGAGGCCCATCCTGGTGTTCTACGCAGGTGGGGTCCACGGGCCGATCCGGCCGATTCTCCTCGAGCACTGGGAGAACGCATCCGATCCGGACGTGCAGGTGCACCGGTACCTGCCGAGCAACGTGTCGTACTACGGCATGATGAGGCGGAGCCGCTACTGCATATGCCCGAGCGGGTATGAGGTGGCAAGCCCGCGGATGGTGGAGGGGCTGTATTCGGGGTGCGTGCCGGTGCTGATCAAGGACAAGTACGTGGTGCCGTTCGGAGACGTGCTGGACTGGGAGAAGTTCGCGGTGATCGTGGCGGTGAGGGACATCCCCAACTTGAAGAGGATCCTGGCTGGGATATCGCTGAGGGACTACGTGAAGCTGCAGAGGCAGGGGATCAAGATGCGCCGCCACTTCGAGGTCAACACGCCGCCGCGGAGGTACGATGTCTTTGGTATGATCCTGCATTCCATATGGGTCAGAAGACTCAACGTCCGCCTCCGGGGAGATATTATTCACTGA